The following proteins come from a genomic window of Aspergillus luchuensis IFO 4308 DNA, chromosome 3, nearly complete sequence:
- the ALG14 gene encoding glycosyltransferase family protein (BUSCO:EOG092643QM;~COG:G;~EggNog:ENOG410PR2I;~InterPro:IPR013969;~PFAM:PF08660;~TransMembrane:3 (o6-30i50-69o186-208i);~go_process: GO:0006488 - dolichol-linked oligosaccharide biosynthetic process [Evidence IEA]), with protein sequence MESWLSWTSLFLAIGNTAIACIFTLIVLIYALAKSQNSQVPKWRPRNSPVHLLVVLGSGGHTAEMFSMLRRMNLDPSKYTHRTYIVSSGDNFSATKAVEFETTHINHHVNSNAKTASPEPSYTIVTVPRARRVHQSYLTAPFSTLNSFWSCLSVLRGLHPDQSRHSRPASHLSPPYPDLILTNGPATAVCVIVAARLLRLWLFLCGLFSPSAPGRRTSESDSATVPVPGTYQLRTIFVESWARVTTLSLSGKLLLPLTDRFLVQWPALAGKKAWPGMKETEYVGTLMD encoded by the exons ATGGAGTCATGGCTATCCTGGACTAGCCTCTTTCTGGCTATCGGCAATACTGCCATAGCCTGCATATTTACGCTCATT GTCCTCATCTACGCTCTCGCCAAATCACAAAACAGCCAAGTCCCCAAATGGCGCCCACGAAACTCCCCGGTTCATCTTCTAGTCGTCCTCGGTAGCGGCGGCCACACAGCCGAGATGTTCTCTATGCTCCGGCGCATGAACCTAGATCCGTCCAAATACACCCATCGAACCTACATCGTAAGCTCTGGGGACAATTTCAGCGCGACGAAAGCTGTTGAGTTCGAAACAACCCATATAAACCATCATGTCAATTCCAATGCCAAAACCGCATCACCAGAACCCTCCTACACTATCGTCACGGTACCCCGCGCCCGTCGCGTACACCAATCCTACCTGACTGCGCCTTTCTCCACACTGAACTCCTTCTGGTCCTGTCTCTCGGTCTTGCGTGGTCTTCATCCGGACCAGAGCCGGCATTCTCGCCCAGCATCGCATCTATCCCCTCCATACCCGGACCTCATTCTCACCAATGGCCCTGCCACCGCGGTCTGCGTCATCGTTGCTGCCCGGCTACTTCGTCTATGGCTGTTCTTGTGCGGgctcttttctccttctgcgcccggaagaagaacgtCAGAAAGTGACTCTGCAACCGTGCCAGTGCCGGGTACCTACCAGCTGCGCACAATCTTCGTAGAATCGTGGGCTCGCGTGACTACATTGAGCCTGTCGGGAAAGCTCCTGTTGCCTCTGACCGATCGATTTCTGGTCCAGTGGCCCGCATTAGCAGGGAAGAAGGCGTGGCCAGGAATGAAGGAGACAGAATACGTGGGTACACTTATGGATTGA
- the FMT1 gene encoding methionyl-tRNA formyltransferase (BUSCO:EOG092631ML;~COG:J;~EggNog:ENOG410PM37;~InterPro:IPR002376,IPR041711,IPR036477;~PFAM:PF00551;~go_function: GO:0016742 - hydroxymethyl-, formyl-and related transferase activity [Evidence IEA];~go_process: GO:0009058 - biosynthetic process [Evidence IEA]) has protein sequence MFLLRGPGALCTYRRAGLFPSLSHRCLATKAYDPLRILFCGSDDFSIASLKALHEEHVKRPDRIASIDVVCRPGKKVGRGLKQIREVPIKAAATELSLPIHEIDTFRGWTPPTLPGGPINLIIAVSFGLFVPPRLLNGAKYGGLNVHPSLLPDFRGPAPLHHTLLAGKTKTGVTLQTLDLKHFDHGTILAQTPAPGFDIPNPDACTVPDLLNLVCPKGADILVKGIREGLFVPPVEDAGWRASEGDGPLVHAAKIKPEDRHIDWQNWSSLDISRRNRVLGPLWSKALVANNTSSEKPSFQHRRVIFTNLEEVTPLKGCNKFSVVPGLPFVDGTHPIDSTKGKGIYVFTRDGKLIKVHQMKVEGEPNADALRAALKARMVGDRTFYSGEVGYTPFYNPLV, from the exons ATGTTTCTCTTGCGGGGACCTGGAGCTCTCTGTACCTACAGACGAGCCGGTCTTTTCCCATCCTTGTCACATAGATGCCTTGCGACGAAGGCCTACGACCCACTCCGGATTCTCTTTTGCGGATCTGACGATTTCAGCATAGCTTCGTTGAAAGCTCTCCATGAAGAACATGTCAAAAGACCGGATCGGATTGCCTCAATTGATGTCGTTTGCAGGCCAGGGAAGAAGGTTGGAAGAGGGCTGAAGCAGATCCGCGAGG TTCCCATCAAAGCGGCCGCAACGGAGTTGTCGCTTCCGATCCACGAGATAGATACTTTTCGAGGCTGGACG CCGCCTACGCTACCCGGTGGCCCTATAAACCTGATCATTGCCGTCTCATTTGGGCTGTTCGTACCTCCGCGGCTTCTCAACGGCGCGAAGTATGGAGGTCTAAATGTCCATCCATCGTTGCTTCCCGA CTTCCGGGGCCCTGCACCACTACATCATACCTTGTTAGCCGGTAAAACTAAGACCGGTGTCACCCTTCAGACGCTTGATCTCAAGCACTTCGATCATGGCACTATCCTGGCGCAGACCCCAGCCCCTGGCTTCGACATTCCCAATCCCGATGCATGCACGGTAccagatttattaaatctagtCTGTCCGAAGGGCGCGGATATTCTCGTCAAGGGTATACGGGAAGGTCTTTTTGTTCCCCCGGTGGAAGATGCGGGCTGGCGAGCCTCTGAAGGAGACGGCCCATTGGTCCATGCGGCCAAGATCAAGCCGGAGGACAGGCATATAGATTGGCAAAACTGGTCCTCCCTGGACATCAGCAGAAGGAATCGCGTTTTGGGTCCACTCTGGAGCAAGGCATTGGTTGCCAACAACACTTCCAGTGAAAAACCTTCCTTCCAACACCGGCGAGTTATCTTCACCAATTTGGAAGAAGTAACACCACTCAAAGGCTGCAACAAGTTCTCCGTTGTCCCAGGCTTGCCATTCGTGGATGGCACGCATCCCATCGATTCTACAAAGGGAAAGGGCATTTACGTGTTCACGCGAGATGGGAAGCTCATCAAAGTACACcagatgaaggtggagggCGAGCCGAATGCCGACGCTCTTCGCGCTGCTCTGAAGGCTCGGATGGTTGGCGACCGGACATTTTACTCCGGTGAAGTGGGCTATACGCCGTTTTACAACCCTCTTGTGTAG
- a CDS encoding SDR family NAD(P)-dependent oxidoreductase (COG:Q;~EggNog:ENOG410PJ9X;~InterPro:IPR002347,IPR036291,IPR020904;~PFAM:PF00106,PF13561,PF08659;~go_function: GO:0016491 - oxidoreductase activity [Evidence IEA];~go_process: GO:0055114 - oxidation-reduction process [Evidence IEA]), translating to MYSLRNRVALITGGSRGLGALVAQKYAAEGCNVAINYASSKDAAEKLAAELQESYKVKAITIQGDAGVQNDCVNAVKTTIDQLGGLDIIVSNAGWTKMTKFNDLDAMNDEEWDKCWSMNVKGHFYLFKAALPTFNANPEGGVFLLTSSIAAVTPTGSSLPYAITKAGGLHMVKCLAHTQGSKVRVNAVLPGLLLTEWVSSAIAVVVKLGRGRANVDEP from the exons ATGTATTCTCTGCGAAACCGCGTTGCCCTTATCACGGGCGGCTCACG AGGGCTGGGTGCTCTTGTGGCCCAGAAATACGCCGCCGAGGGTTGCAATGTCGCCATCAATTACGCTTCGAGCAAAGACGCTGCTGAGAAATTGGCCGCGGAACTTCAAGAGAGTTACAAGGTCAAGGCTATTACTATACAAGGT GATGCCGGTGTTCAGAATGACTGCGTTAACGCTGTCAAAACCACCATTGATCAGTTGGGGGGCCTGGATATCATTGTTTCGAACGCA GGTTGGACCAAAATGACCAAGTTCAATGACTTGGACGCTATGAATGACGAGGAATGGGATAAA TGCTGGTCAATGAACGTAAAAGGCCATTTCTATCTTTTCAAAGCAGCACTGCCCACATTCAACGCAAACCCCGAGGGTGGCGTGTTCCTGCTGACCTCATCCATTGCG GCCGTTACGCCAACTGGAAGCAGCTTGCCATATGCGATCACTAAAGCAGGAG GACTGCACATGGTGAAATGCCTTGCACACACTCAAGGTAGCAAGGTCCGCGTGAATGCGGTTCTTCCTGGCCTTCTTTTGACTGAATGGGTAAGTAGCGCCATCGCAGTTGTAGTGAAGCTTGGTCGCGGCAGAGCTAATGTGGACGAACCATAG